A single genomic interval of Gossypium raimondii isolate GPD5lz chromosome 11, ASM2569854v1, whole genome shotgun sequence harbors:
- the LOC105803088 gene encoding protein HUA2-LIKE 2 produces MAPSRRKGASKAAAAAAARRQWKVGDLVLAKVKGFPAWPATVSEPEKWGYSSKWKKVMVYFFGTQQIAFCNPADVEAFTEEKKQSLLTKRQGKGADFVRAVQEIIDSYENSKKQDQVDNYNSADGVTQANCGNSGDSSVSKDLTDTCEATEIAQADARIDALHEKESVSEQPSDTFLVKEEPVLTTYSSRKRSGSVRSQKSIGQQKASPVRRGRSSTRVESSRFQNFMMSSNDVRSVSDVSTNVIQNGSQRKNKQVKKSTDASESDDVDLSVLMLNGRIDDNGSDIATVDSDAGSFNEGSSMDCSCKPEDSETVVECLEGDPELSKGLDFQIKAVVIKRKRKSFRKRVNIDSAEPLAEADLDLGISNTRQNLQNTCENINDRYSKDDGDEHLPLSKRARVRLGKLLAADEIVNSSPMEEKPINEGTVNLLQQMSPSSSHNDSATERDSLLLKGALVNVSPSKGDTEIRGSGPESSKVLRNQLGCLAGGEAALPPSKRLHRALEAMSANAADENQAIAELSTTMKILDGESHDSLMSSHVTVEDKEASVLEQHSRDLIAHSDSGIFFVSNSIPSDKFVKSSVEPLVCCQSVKSPKNQKHELHEDVFVEPMNHVSCNTHKSECLEHSSPNPEECQASFRSNCGSLYEKFPSNDDLDAEPAGLSNSRVENLDERFNTSEHAEMSFDPVTVTGKTCKVSPQDDSKSEPLKSQINDSSLVNSMCEVEEEFQPELRQKTTSSFNHDDNSDKDVAVVQLSPCSADGVDSPARVSPNASLCHVSTSESASIAPSNGYCSPNVHMCPNKALCVPNVDDEGKADSVTFERPKSVSKCSKYTEAQAVLLSFENMLVILTRTKESIARATRIAIDCAKFGVSAKVVEIIARNLERESSLHRRVDLFFLVDSITQCSRGLKGDVGDIYPSAIQAALPRLLNAAAPPGPNAQENRRQCLKVLRLWLERRILPESVVRHHIRELDSLSVSSSGGVFSRRSARTERALDDPIRDMEGMLVDEYGSNSSFQLPGFCMPRMLTEEDEGSDSDGESFEAVTPEHYSGVPEEQEANPASEKRRHILEDVDGELEMEDVAPEIEMSSTSGAAAINTAQTLQEHCDQHFPLPFAPPLPQDVRPSSPPPPSSPPPPPPPPPPPPPPPPLPPPIPRPISGPYTNNVDSTVHTSIQNRQDDLRSMVPPSVAPRINSTVCTNTVPYNGPDPRNPPVMQVSDCNTAFNSCPVPPVNNIQQPDGPSFHNPYPPQPLHPAPTNQFAYVNSGPHVNLMRDAPPPYTDRYSSLNFDGANYYNSHERMKLAPNDLRESWRYPPPPFSGPWYADNANSSYGHGHGSYGGPQCEPTRFPNEGWGFRPPPMDHRNFFPGRPRAEAPCIWQPR; encoded by the exons AGCATTCTGTAATCCTGCTGACGTTGAAGCATTTACAGAAGAGAAGAAACAATCTCTTTTGACCAAACGTCAGGGAAAGGGTGCAGATTTTGTTCGCGCAGTCCAGGAAATTATTGACAGTTATGAGAACTCAAAGAAGCAGGATCAAGTTGATAACTATAATTCTGCTGATGGAGTTACTCAGGCAAATTGTGGGAACTCAGGGGACTCATCTGTGTCAAAGGATCTGACTGACACTTGCGAGGCAACTGAGATTGCTCAAGCTGATGCAAGAATAGATGCTCTGCATGAAAAAGAATCCGTCTCAGAACAACCTTCAGATACATTTCTGGTTAAAGAAGAACCTGTTTTGACCACATACTCTTCAAGAAAAAGATCTGGAAGTGTACGATCTCAAAAATCTATTGGACAGCAGAAGGCATCACCAGTTCGAAGAGGTAGAAGCTCAACAAGGGTGGAATCCTCTAGATTTCAGAACTTTATGATGTCGTCTAATGATGTTAGGAGTGTCTCTGATGTATCAACAAATGTGATCCAGAATGGGTCCCAAAGGAAGAATAAACAAGTCAAGAAGTCTACAGATGCATCTGAGAGTGATGATGTGGACTTATCTGTGTTAATGCTGAATGGTAGAATTGATGACAATGGGTCTGACATTGCTACTGTTGATTCTGATGCTGGTAGTTTCAATGAGGGTAGCTCTATGGATTGTAGTTGTAAGCCTGAAGACTCTGAGACTGTTGTTGAGTGTTTGGAGGGAGATCCTGAGTTGAGCAAAGGGCTTGATTTCCAAATAAAGGCTGTTGTCATTaagagaaaaaggaaatcaTTTAGAAAGAGGGTGAACATTGATTCTGCTGAGCCTCTTGCAGAAGCAGATCTGGATTTAGGAATCAGTAATACTAGACAAAATTTGCAGAATACTTGTGAAAATATAAATGACAGATATTCCAAAGATGATGGAGATGAGCACCTACCCTTGTCGAAAAGAGCAAGGGTTCGCTTGGGTAAACTGTTAGCTGCTGATGAGATCGTTAATTCTTCACCAATGGAAGAAAAGCCTATTAATGAAGGCACTGTCAATTTATTGCAGCAGATGAGTCCATCAAGCAGTCACAATGATTCTGCTACTGAGAGAGACTCTTTGTTGTTGAAGGGTGCTTTGGTTAATGTATCACCTTCAAAGGGTGACACTGAAATTCGAGGGAGTGGGCCGGAATCTtcgaaagttttgagaaatcaGTTGGGGTGTTTGGCAGGTGGTGAAGCTGCCTTGCCTCCATCCAAACGCCTCCATCGTGCTTTGGAAGCTATGTCAGCTAATGCTGCTGATGAAAATCAGGCAATTGCTGAACTTTCTACAACCATGAAAATATTAGATGGTGAAAGTCATGATTCTCTAATGAGTTCTCATGTAACTGTTGAGGACAAAGAAGCTAGTGTGTTGGAGCAACACAGCAGGGATTTGATTGCTCATAGTGATTCTGGCATCTTTTTCGTTTCAAATTCAATACCTTCAGATAAGTTTGTCAAATCTTCTGTGGAACCACTTGTTTGCTGTCAATCTGTGAAGAGTCCTAAGAATCAAAAGCATGAATTACACGAGGATGTCTTTGTGGAGCCTATGAACCATGTTAGTTGTAATACTCATAAGAGCGAATGTTTAGAACATTCATCCCCTAATCCTGAGGAATGCCAAGCTAGTTTCAGATCTAACTGTGGTTCTTTATATGAGAAGTTCCCTTCAAATGATGATTTGGATGCTGAACCTGCTGGCTTGAGCAATTCCAGGGTTGAAAATCTTGATGAACGGTTTAATACTTCAGAACATGCTGAGATGAGTTTTGATCCTGTTACAGTGACTGGGAAAACTTGTAAAGTTTCACCTCAGGATGACTCCAAAAGTGAGCCACTGAAGTCCCAAATTAATGACAGCAGCTTAGTCAACAGCAT GTGTGAGGTTGAGGAAGAGTTTCAACCAGAATTGAGGCAGAAGACAACTTCTAGTTTTAATCATGATGACAACTCAGACAAGGATGTTGCAGTTGTCCAGTTAAGTCCATGTTCAGCTGATGGAGTAGATTCTCCGGCTAGGGTCTCTCCAAATGCCTCTCTTTGTCATGTTTCTACCTCGGAGAGTGCTAGTATTGCTCCAAGCAATGGATATTGTAGTCCAAATGTTCACATGTGTCCTAACAAAGCTTTATGTGTTCCAAACGTTGATGATGAAGGTAAAGCTGATTCTGTGACCTTTGAAAGACCAAAATCTGTCAGTAAATGCAGTAAATACACTGAAGCACAAGCTGTTCTGTTGTCTTttgaaaatatgcttgtgatcttAACGAGGACAAAGGAGAGCATTGCTCGTGCAACGCGTATAGCGATTGATTGTGCCAAATTTGGTGTTTCTGCTAAG GTTGTGGAAATTATTGCTCGAAATTTGGAGAGAGAGTCAAGCTTACACAGAAGGGTGGATTTGTTCTTTCTTGTGGATTCCATTACTCAGTGCTCCCGGGGTTTAAAAg GTGATGTTGGTGATATCTACCCTTCAGCTATTCAAGCGGCACTCCCTCGTCTACTCAATGCAGCAGCACCCCCTGGACCTAATGCACAGGAAAATCGTCGGCAGTGCTTAAAG GTTTTGAGACTTTGGTTGGAAAGAAGAATCCTTCCAGAATCTGTTGTTCGGCACCATATACGAGAACTTGATTCACTTAGTGTTTCATCTTCTGGTGGTGTCTTTTCTCGTCGTTCAGCTAGAACAGAGAGAGCATTGGATGATCCTATTAGAGACATGGAGGGTATGCTTGTTGATGAGTATGGCAG TAACTCAAGTTTTCAGCTCCCTGGATTTTGTATGCCTCGAATGCTCACTGAGGAGGATGAGGGTAGTGATTCCGATGGAGAAAGTTTTGAAGCTGTCACTCCAGAGCACTATTCTGGAGTTCCTGAAGAACAAGAGGCAAACCCTGCAAGTGAAAAGCGCAGACATATTTTGGAGGATGTTGATGGTGAACTTGAGATGGAGGATGTTGCTCCTGAGATTGAAATGAGTTCAACTAGTGGCGCTGCTGCAATCAATACTGCACAAACTTTGCAAGAGCATTGTGATCAGCATTTTCCGCTGCCATTTGCCCCACCTTTACCTCAGGATGTGCGTCCATCATCACCACCACCGCCATCAtcaccacctccacctccacctccacctccacccCCCCCTCCACCGCCTCCTCTTCCTCCACCTATCCCTCGTCCTATTTCTGGTCCCTACACAAACAATGTTGATTCAACTGTTCATACAAGTATACAA AACAGGCAAGATGATTTGAGATCTATGGTTCCACCATCAGTTGCACCCAGAATCAATTCAACAGTGTGCACCAATACAGTCCCATATAATGGGCCTGATCCTAGAAATCCTCCTGTTATGCAGGTTTCGGATTGTAATACTGCTTTCAACAGTTGCCCAGTGCCTCCAGTTAATAATATCCAACAACCTGATGGCCCTAGCTTTCACAATCCCTACCCTCCGCAACCTCTTCATCCTGCACCAACAAATCAGTTTGCATATGTTAATTCAGGGCCACATGTGAATTTGATGAGGGATGCACCTCCTCCATACACTGACAGATACTCTTCACTGAACTTTGATGGTGCAAATTATTATAACAGCCATGAGAGAATGAAACTGGCCCCAAATGATCTTAGAGAGAGCTGGAGGTATCCTCCACCACCATTCTCTG GACCCTGGTATGCTGATAATGCGAATTCATCATATGGCCATGGCCATGGTTCTTATGGTGGGCCCCAGTGTGAGCCAACAAGGTTTCCAAATGAAGGATGGGGCTTCCGCCCCCCTCCAATGGATCACCGGAACTTTTTTCCCGGCAGACCACGTGCAGAAG CTCCTTGCATTTGGCAGCCAAGATGA
- the LOC105801480 gene encoding uncharacterized protein LOC105801480, whose translation MRKVEIAIICLFSLVFVAMPVKLPQRPQLMAPPRPLCASQFSLVNYACAALPLTPFSPPPPRNRNHSRSRSRSRSRSNSRRRSRKHRRRHGHRETEMQSYCCQWLKQVDTECACDVLVHLPTFLSRPNHQYTVVVDDTCTVNYSCGGRIEP comes from the coding sequence ATGAGAAAGGTGGAGATTGCAATAATATGTCTCTTTTCATTGGTTTTCGTAGCCATGCCTGTTAAACTGCCACAAAGGCCACAGCTGATGGCACCACCCCGTCCACTTTGTGCTTCACAATTTTCCCTGGTCAACTATGCGTGTGCGGCGCTGCCATTAACCCCCTTCTCACCACCACCTCCTCGCAATCGCAACCATAGCCGCAGCCGCAGCCGCAGCCGCAGCCGCAGTAACAGCCGCCGTCGCAGTCGCAAGCATAGGCGCAGGCACGGGCACCGTGAGACGGAAATGCAAAGCTACTGTTGTCAATGGCTGAAGCAGGTGGACACTGAGTGTGCGTGCGACGTTCTGGTTCACTTGCCCACCTTCCTTTCTAGGCCTAATCATCAGTACACCGTTGTCGTTGATGATACTTGCACCGTTAATTATTCATGTGGGGGGCGAATAGAACCATGA